In Planctomycetia bacterium, the following proteins share a genomic window:
- the der gene encoding ribosome biogenesis GTPase Der: MAMPIVAIVGRPNVGKSSLLNMLAGKRVSIVDPTAGVTRDRVSAICEIDDRYFELIDTGGYGIEDTDDLTEHVEQQIQFAISGASLILFVVDVREEITPLDQEVAKLLRTVTVPVQLVANKADVEQHKMSASIFTALGFGEPICISALHGRGRREMLELVVGRLGETAPLEAPDPVMKITLVGRRNVGKSTFINALAGQERVIVSEVPGTTRDSIDVRFEIDGRTFMAIDTAGVSKSKRRANNSIEFYGYNRALASIRRSDVVLFLIDSTAPITDVDKKLARYVVDEFKPCIVVVNKWDLAKGNASAEDYGDYLSKTMPQISYAPVAFTTALTGRNIQGTIELAQSLFNQARMRVSTGQLNRAIEDTVAAQQPMSSKHGAQPKIYYATQVSVCPPSVVLFVNNAAIVREQYRRFVEKRIREALPFQEVPVRLLWRARSGPDTGKRSPEAVNRSPSRDKGADALPLE; the protein is encoded by the coding sequence ATGGCGATGCCCATTGTTGCAATTGTTGGTCGGCCGAATGTCGGCAAGAGTTCCCTGCTTAACATGCTGGCCGGGAAGCGGGTGAGCATCGTCGACCCGACGGCGGGCGTGACGCGCGATCGGGTCAGCGCCATCTGCGAGATTGACGATCGCTATTTCGAGCTGATCGACACCGGCGGCTACGGCATCGAGGATACCGACGACCTCACCGAGCACGTTGAACAGCAGATTCAATTCGCCATTTCCGGCGCATCGCTGATCCTCTTCGTGGTCGATGTGCGCGAGGAAATCACGCCGCTCGACCAGGAGGTCGCAAAACTGCTCCGAACCGTCACCGTCCCGGTTCAGCTTGTGGCCAACAAGGCGGACGTCGAACAGCACAAGATGTCGGCCAGCATTTTCACAGCCCTCGGCTTCGGTGAGCCGATTTGCATCTCCGCCCTGCATGGTCGCGGTCGCCGCGAAATGTTGGAATTAGTCGTCGGTCGCTTGGGCGAAACCGCACCTCTGGAAGCGCCTGACCCGGTGATGAAGATCACACTGGTCGGCCGCCGAAATGTCGGCAAAAGCACTTTCATTAACGCCCTCGCCGGCCAGGAACGAGTCATCGTCAGTGAAGTGCCCGGCACGACGCGCGATTCGATCGACGTCCGGTTTGAGATCGACGGCAGGACCTTCATGGCCATCGACACCGCAGGCGTTTCCAAGTCCAAGCGCAGGGCGAACAACAGCATCGAGTTCTATGGCTATAACCGGGCCCTCGCGTCGATCCGCCGGTCGGATGTCGTTCTCTTCCTCATTGATTCGACCGCGCCGATTACCGATGTGGACAAGAAGCTCGCCCGATACGTCGTGGACGAATTCAAGCCCTGCATCGTCGTGGTCAACAAATGGGACCTGGCCAAGGGAAACGCCTCGGCCGAGGACTATGGGGATTATCTCTCCAAGACCATGCCTCAGATCAGCTACGCGCCGGTGGCATTCACGACCGCCCTCACCGGACGCAACATACAGGGAACCATCGAGCTGGCTCAGAGCCTGTTTAATCAGGCCCGGATGCGCGTCAGCACAGGCCAGTTGAATCGGGCCATCGAAGACACAGTCGCCGCGCAGCAGCCCATGTCGAGCAAGCACGGCGCCCAGCCTAAGATATACTATGCGACGCAGGTCTCCGTTTGTCCGCCGTCGGTTGTGCTCTTCGTCAATAATGCCGCAATCGTTCGCGAGCAGTATCGTCGATTCGTCGAGAAGCGCATCCGCGAAGCTTTACCCTTCCAGGAGGTACCTGTACGATTGCTTTGGCGGGCGCGATCGGGTCCCGATACCGGGAAGCGAAGTCCCGAGGCCGTGAACCGGAGCCCATCGCGAGACAAAGGGGCGGATGCTTTGCCGCTGGAATAA